In the genome of Candidatus Electrothrix rattekaaiensis, the window GGTGGCTCGCCAAATGGTGGAGGCCGGGGTATCCGTGCTCCAGTACCGGGAAAAAGTGAAGTATAAGAGTATCCGGGCGATTTATGAGGAATGCCGTGCCATCCGCAAAATTACCCGCGATGCGGGTGTGCCCTTTATCATCAACGACTATGCTGATATCGCCCTGATGGTCGAAGCGGACGGAATTCATCAGGGCCAGGATGATCTGCCGGTCAAGGCCCTGCGCGAGATTGCCCCGGAGATGCTGATCGGCTGTTCTACCCATTCCCCGGAGCAGGCCCGGCAGGCCATTGAGGACGGAGCAGACTACCTCGGCGTCGGACCGATCTTCACCACTCAGACCAAGGAAGATGTCTGTGATGCTGTGGGGCTGGAGTATCTGGAGTATGTGGTCAAACACCATAATATCCCCTTTGTGGCTATCGGCGGAATTAAACGAGAGAACCTGCCCCAGGTGTTACAACGCGGGGCAAAAACCGTTTGCTTGGTTACCGAGATTATCGGAGCTGAAGATATCGGGCAACGGATCAAAGAAATTCAGGAAATTTTTAACTCAGGAGAAAAGAAATGAGAGAGTATACCACCCAGATGGATGCGGCCTGCAAAGGCATTCTTACCCCACAGATGGAGGAAGTGCTACAAAACGAGTCTATTTCCAAGCAGGATCTTATGGAGAAAATGGCTCAAGGCCGTATTGTCATCCCGGCCAATCGCAACCATACAAATCTGCGGGCTGGCGGAGTCGGTGAGGGGCTGACGACCAAGATCAATGCTAATCTGGGCGTGTCCAAAGATGTCTGCTCATTTGACGGCGAGATGAACAAGGCCGAGCTTTCCTTGAAATTCAAGGCTGATGCAATCATGGACCTCAGTGTTTCCGGTGATACTGAGGGCTTCAGGAAACGGCTGGTGGCGGAAGTTCCGGTAATGATCGGGACGGTTCCCATATACGACACCCTGACCAGGACCGGCAAGCCCACTGAGGAGCTCACCTTGGATGATTGGTTCAGGACTGTGGAAATTCATGCTGAAAACGGCATTGATTTTATCACCATTCATGCTGGCCTGACCAAGAAATGCGTACAGAGCATCACAACCAATCCTCGTCTCTGCGGAATTGTCAGCCGGGGCGGTGCTATCCTCTTTGAGTGGATCAAAAAGACCGGGAAGGAAAATCCCTTTTACGAGCATTTTGATCGCCTGCTGGATATCTGCGAAAAACACGATGTCTGCATCAGCCTTGGCGACGGCCTGCGACCCGGCGCAATCAAAGATTCCACAGATGCACCCCAGATTGAAGAGCTGATTACCCTGGGCGAGCTGACCAAGCGAGCTTGGGAACGCAAGGTGCAGGTAATGATTGAGGGCCCCGGCCATGTACCGTTGCACGAGGTCGAGATGAATATGCAGCTCCAGAAAAAACTCTGCCATAATGCACCATTTTATGTGCTCGGACCGCTGGTTACCGATATCGCACCGGGTTATGACCACATCACTGCTGCCATCGGCGGGGCCTTGGCTGCTATGCACGGGGCTGATTTTCTTTGCTATGTCACCCCGGCAGAGCATCTGCGCCTGCCCTCTGCTGATGATGTGAAGGAAGGGATTATCGCCTCCAAGATTGCAGCCCATGCAGGCGATCTGGCCAAAGGCATTCCTGGAGCCATTGATCGCGATCATGCCATGAGCACGGCACGAGGTAACCTGGATTGGGAAGGCCAGTTTAAACTGGCCCTTGACCCGGAAAAGGCACGGGCCTATCGGGATTCCTCTAAGCCCAAGGATGGGGATGTCTGCACTATGTGCGGTGATTTTTGCGCCGTGAAGCGGGTGGAAGGGTTACTATAGTGTTACTATAGTTTTTGTAGTTTTCTTGAAATCGACTGCCGGAGCGGACAATCCGTGTTCGGCAGTCGGTCTATGAAGTCGTACTTTTCTCAACTCGCAGTTTTCCATCTGCCTGCCCCCTGCCCTGCTGATTGCGGTCAATCCGTATCTTTCTTCAGCAATTTTCTCAAAAATACCTTTGGACATCCGTTCAAATTTATTATACAATTTTTTAAAAACTGGCTTCTCTCGCGTTTTTTCCCAACCTGGGACAGAAACCTTACAGGTTCATTTATTATGGGACACACTAATCCCTATAAATAAGAGCAGGGGCATAATTAGAAACAAGGTAAGTTGAATATGAGCAGCGATGAGCCTCGCCCTCAAAAAATCAGGGTCGGGCAGCGTATAAAACTCGAACGATGTCAATCTTGGGATGAGAGCTTTCATATCTTTGATGAAGAGTCCGCTTTTGCCATAGAAATGGCTTTGGCCACAGGACGGCCTCTCTTGGTGCGTGGAGAGCCTGGTAGCGGTAAGAGTCAGTTAGCTCAAGCTGCTGCGCAGGAGCTGGATCGTTATTTTATCGCTGAAAGCATCACTTCCGCCTCCGAGGGGCGGGATCTCCTCTGGAAATATGATCCGGTGGCACGCCTCAGTGAGGCCCAGACCCAGGCTACAGAATCAGCCATGAGGCAACAGCGAAGAATTATCCGCCGGGAAGGGCGAGAAATGCAAAATTTTGCTCATGAGGCCACTTCCACCCAGCAGTCCAATTCGCTGAGAAAAAAGAAAATAGCCCGTCATAGAAAAAAGAAATCGTCCCGACAAAAAAACAAGGATATTTACCAGCTCAGCCGAAGTACCGTTCCTAAAACAATTGATCGTGTTGAAATTCCTGAAATAAAAAACAAAGATTACGGCCTGCGTCCGGGAAATTTTATCAGCCCCGGTGTTCTGTGGTGGGTTTTTGACTGCGTATCTGCATATAGACAGTACAAGACATGTCGCTACCCCTTTTACAAACCGGGATTTCTTTACGAGGAAGCCGAGGAATTTGAGACTGCGGAACGCGGTTTTGTCCTACTGATTGATGAAATTGACAAGGCTGACCCTTCCCTGCCTAATACCCTCCTTGAAGTATTGGGAAATGGTGGTTTTCATGTACCGATGCTTGACGAGTCTGTCGGTATGGGGTCCGCACTCAAGAAGCCGCTGGTCATTATCACAACCAACGAGGAAGAAGAACTGCCAGCCGCCTTTGTTCGGCGCTGCCTAGTTCTCAATCTCCATTTTGATAACAAGGAATATCTCCGCACTTGGTGGCAACAGCAGATGGAAAACGCATCGTTGCCTTCCACCGCTGAGGAATTTTCTCAGGAAAAGACCCTTATCCTTTGGTTGATAAAACGGGCGGAAATACATTTCCAAGGGGTCTTTTCAGATAGAGTGAAGATAAAGGCCGCCCAGTTGCTCATCAAAGATCGTCGGGCAGCCCAACGCTTTGGCGGGATAAAACCAGGGCAAGCTGAATTCCTTGATCTCCTCAAAGCCTTGCGAGATATGCCCGTACCAAAGTGTTCTGGAGAAGCTTTAGAACAATATCAACTGGCCCTCTTGAAAAAAATCAGTCGCTATGCACTGGCAAAATCTGCCGGTGAATAATTTTCGACAGATTACCCCATGAAGAGATTGAAAACACAAGTCAGCAGGGCTGATCTTCTCCGACTGCTTGCAGTTTCGCGAAGAGCTTCTCCTGAAGCCGCAGCAAAGCTGGCCGGTTATCTCCCTGAACAAGGGATACCAAAGGCTGAACAAAAAAAGATTACTCGATCAAGCATAGCGTCTCATGCCCGGTCCCAGCGGGAGCAGGCATCTGCTTTGAGTTTGGCTGATGCAAAAGAAATCAGCCGGGATCTGCCGCTGGAAGCCTTCTGGTATCTCTCGGAAAGAAAGCCGCTCAAAAAAACTTTCCATCGTTTTTTGGACCCGCAAGAATTGGGATCCTCAGCAGGGGAAAGCAATATCCTGCCCAGTGTGCTGCACAAAGTCAGCCCCCTGAGCACCGAAGAGCTTTCTGTACCGGAATTCATTCCCTGCCCAAGCAAAGCAGGTGAATTGAGCGATTCAAACAATTCCCAGCCTGATTATCAAGAAGACCAGGAAGATCAGACCGCTCTTTTTCCCTGCGCTACATCTCCGAAACAAGAACAAGGGCAGAGGCGACCTGTCTTAGAATCCGACATGAAATACCTGGTTGACTCATGTTCCGAGTTGGCTTCTTTCTCCCAAAAGGGGATCAAGCAAAGAAGGAAAGCAGTCACCCTCAAAAAGGCTGAAGAGAAAAAAAACCTCCGATCTCATCTCCGTCTCCGTCGTCTGCTTGGCCTCCTTTCAATAGCCACGTATGTTGAGCCCGTCCTTTTGCAGGAGGTTGTCCGCCTCATCCCCTCTTCCTCCCCTGATATCACAACAGAAGCAGCACTTCACTCTCACCCGGATATAGAGCGGGACAACAGAATGCACCTTGCACTTAGGCCTGAAAAAAAAAAGGTATATCATCATATTTTTTCGCAAGAAGGATCGCCACTCCAGGCTGAAATGCTGGGACTGTTGCGCCAACGCGATGCAACAAGAGCACCGCTTCTTTTTGCTTTAGAATTGCTTCCTGTTCTGCCTCTTCTTTATTCTGCTCACATGCAGAAGCAGATCGCAGTGTGGCTGGAAGCATTCATGTTGCGGTTTATCCGCACTTGGTTTGAGCATAAGGAGGATACTTATCTTATCAGACAGGCCGGGCAGCTGCTTAATTTCGTGGAGATGCTGCCGAAAGAACTGAGAAAGCAGTTCACAGCCCGTTCCTTTCTCTACGGTATCGTGCATCAAAACACCCTACGGGCCGGTGCCGCAATCCCTTGGGAATACGATACGGAAGCGGTTATCCGAACAGTGCGCAAGAAAATATCACCGGCCAGTTACCAGATGCTGCAACAGGGTGAACAGCTCTTTCTTTATCCGGCAGCCGAGGTATCTTCATCCTGGTTACCGGGTAGTCCGCTTATAGAGCTTGAACTTTCTGTAGATTGCCTCCTACTCCATAAGGAAGGGCATACTGCCACCTTGCCTGTGCGGTCAGGAGAATCGGTGCATGACTGTAAAAATCAGGAGGAAACATTTTTTGTGCAGACACCGACAGAACAGCTCGTTATCAAAAATTGTTTTCGTCCTTCCTGGGCGCAGACCATAGGCCGCAATAAAAAGGGGCTTTTTGTCGATGCCTCTTGGCTCGGCAAAACATATCGGTTGACCTGGAAAAATAGCGCGGCAGGCAAGGGGCCGGGAAAATGGCTCGGCAACAGAAAGCTGCAAACCGACCAATACGGCCTTTTTGTTGATCTTGCGATCAAGGATCAGGTGGTTCAGCGATTTCGCCGGATCATCCCGGGCTGGTTTATGATGGGATCACCCGAGGAAGAACCGGAACGGGAAAGCTGGGGCAAGGAATCATTGCATGAGGTTATTCTGACTAAGGGCTTCTGGGTTGCTGACACCGCAGTAACCCAAGGACTTTGGCAGATAGTTATTGGCGATAATCCCAGTCGTTTCAAAGATCCGATCCGACCAGTTGAGCAGGTAAGCTATCAGGACACCCTTCTTTTCCTGCAACGCCTGAATGAGCTGATTCCGGGAATCCGGGCCCGTCTGCTCACAGAGGCGGAGTGGGAATACTGCTGCCGAGCCAGCAGCACGACACCTTTTTCCTTTGGTGACCGCATCACCCCGAATCAGGTGAATTATAACGGCCAATATCCTTATTGCTCCGCAAGAACAGGAAGGAACAGGAAACACTCTGTTGCCGTCAAATATTTCCCCTGCAATGCCTGGGGATTATACGAAATGCACGGCAATGTCTGGGAATGGTGTCAGGATTACTGGCAGGAAGATCTTTTTTCCGAAGAACCCCAGATTAATCCGCAAGGGCCGGAAAACGGAGAATTCCAGGTAGTCCGCGGCGGTTCTTGGTTTCTGGGTGGTCGCGGGGTGCGTTCAGCTGTTCGAGGCAAATTTGCTCCTCATTTCCGCAACAGCCGCATCGGCTTTCGCATTGCTCTGGCCCCGGAAGAGGAAGCAAAGACTATGCCGGAACCTACTGTACAAAAAGACAATATCGGTCAAAAACAAAGGCAGGGAGAGTAAAGAGATGTTATACCGGAATCATCTTTCCCCGCCCCAATTTCCTGCGCCCTGGGCTGTGGATTGGGGAGAAGACAAGTACGGTCTGTGGATGAGTCTTGCCCTGAAGCAAATTCGACAGACCTTCCGTTGGATCAAACCGGGAACCTTTTTCATGGGTGCGGCAAAGGAGGAAAAAGGACAACGTCCTTGGCTGGGCAGGGAAACACAACACAGGGTTACTCTGTCCAAGGGGTTTTGGCTGGCAGAAACCGCAGTTACCCAGGAAATGTGGCATGCCGTGATGGGTGCTTCTCCAAGCGGCTTCGTAGGTGACCGGCATCCGGTTGAACGAATAAGCTGGCACCATGCCCAAACCTTTATTCAGCGTCTTCATCGACGCATCTCAGGTCTTCATACCCGACTGCCCTCCGAGGCGGAGTGGGAATATGCCTGTCGGGCCGGAACGAGTACCCCCTTTTCTTTTGGCTCTGATATTTCTCCAGAACTGGTCAACTATAACGGAAAATATCCCTACCATCCTGCCGAAAAAGAAAAATTGTATCGCAAAAGAACTGTTGCTGTAAAAAGTCTCCCTTGTAATAACTGGGGATTATACGAAATGCACGGAAATGTCTGGGAATGGTGTCAGGATTATTGGCAGCCCGACTTGGCGTCACAGGAATCACAACCTCCACTTGATCCGCAAGGGCCTAAGAAAGGTCGATACCGCTCTGTGCGCGGAGGATCTTGGGCATGTGATGCCTGCTTTGTTCGCTCAGCCTGCCGCGATCGTTACCCGCCGGACTATTGCTTTGGAAGTCTCGGGCTGAGGCTGGCGATAGACAGCTCGTACAACAGCTCGTAACTTATGCGGCAGTTTCATAACAGCCATAATACGATGTTTTATACTTACTCTGATACATACCGCTTCTGCCGCATGATGCGCAGCGAATATTTTTCGGCTTATTTTGGATATTCGCACTGAACAGGGTATGAAGAACAAGCGATTTTGAATAGGCTGCAT includes:
- the thiE gene encoding thiamine phosphate synthase gives rise to the protein MNQNRLLDANINRSAEGLRVLEDIARFSLDNQKLSSAIRSLRHRVRDLFKGREHSLLSARNSAADVGQMTSQQDTKSDQRNGLRDTVLSNFKRVQEASRTIEEILKTKGEYSAGKIVEELRFSVYELEAELMSLFSRQLPEGIYGILGEKFSLGRSNVEVARQMVEAGVSVLQYREKVKYKSIRAIYEECRAIRKITRDAGVPFIINDYADIALMVEADGIHQGQDDLPVKALREIAPEMLIGCSTHSPEQARQAIEDGADYLGVGPIFTTQTKEDVCDAVGLEYLEYVVKHHNIPFVAIGGIKRENLPQVLQRGAKTVCLVTEIIGAEDIGQRIKEIQEIFNSGEKK
- the thiC gene encoding phosphomethylpyrimidine synthase ThiC, yielding MREYTTQMDAACKGILTPQMEEVLQNESISKQDLMEKMAQGRIVIPANRNHTNLRAGGVGEGLTTKINANLGVSKDVCSFDGEMNKAELSLKFKADAIMDLSVSGDTEGFRKRLVAEVPVMIGTVPIYDTLTRTGKPTEELTLDDWFRTVEIHAENGIDFITIHAGLTKKCVQSITTNPRLCGIVSRGGAILFEWIKKTGKENPFYEHFDRLLDICEKHDVCISLGDGLRPGAIKDSTDAPQIEELITLGELTKRAWERKVQVMIEGPGHVPLHEVEMNMQLQKKLCHNAPFYVLGPLVTDIAPGYDHITAAIGGALAAMHGADFLCYVTPAEHLRLPSADDVKEGIIASKIAAHAGDLAKGIPGAIDRDHAMSTARGNLDWEGQFKLALDPEKARAYRDSSKPKDGDVCTMCGDFCAVKRVEGLL
- a CDS encoding AAA family ATPase; the encoded protein is MSSDEPRPQKIRVGQRIKLERCQSWDESFHIFDEESAFAIEMALATGRPLLVRGEPGSGKSQLAQAAAQELDRYFIAESITSASEGRDLLWKYDPVARLSEAQTQATESAMRQQRRIIRREGREMQNFAHEATSTQQSNSLRKKKIARHRKKKSSRQKNKDIYQLSRSTVPKTIDRVEIPEIKNKDYGLRPGNFISPGVLWWVFDCVSAYRQYKTCRYPFYKPGFLYEEAEEFETAERGFVLLIDEIDKADPSLPNTLLEVLGNGGFHVPMLDESVGMGSALKKPLVIITTNEEEELPAAFVRRCLVLNLHFDNKEYLRTWWQQQMENASLPSTAEEFSQEKTLILWLIKRAEIHFQGVFSDRVKIKAAQLLIKDRRAAQRFGGIKPGQAEFLDLLKALRDMPVPKCSGEALEQYQLALLKKISRYALAKSAGE
- a CDS encoding formylglycine-generating enzyme family protein, coding for MKRLKTQVSRADLLRLLAVSRRASPEAAAKLAGYLPEQGIPKAEQKKITRSSIASHARSQREQASALSLADAKEISRDLPLEAFWYLSERKPLKKTFHRFLDPQELGSSAGESNILPSVLHKVSPLSTEELSVPEFIPCPSKAGELSDSNNSQPDYQEDQEDQTALFPCATSPKQEQGQRRPVLESDMKYLVDSCSELASFSQKGIKQRRKAVTLKKAEEKKNLRSHLRLRRLLGLLSIATYVEPVLLQEVVRLIPSSSPDITTEAALHSHPDIERDNRMHLALRPEKKKVYHHIFSQEGSPLQAEMLGLLRQRDATRAPLLFALELLPVLPLLYSAHMQKQIAVWLEAFMLRFIRTWFEHKEDTYLIRQAGQLLNFVEMLPKELRKQFTARSFLYGIVHQNTLRAGAAIPWEYDTEAVIRTVRKKISPASYQMLQQGEQLFLYPAAEVSSSWLPGSPLIELELSVDCLLLHKEGHTATLPVRSGESVHDCKNQEETFFVQTPTEQLVIKNCFRPSWAQTIGRNKKGLFVDASWLGKTYRLTWKNSAAGKGPGKWLGNRKLQTDQYGLFVDLAIKDQVVQRFRRIIPGWFMMGSPEEEPERESWGKESLHEVILTKGFWVADTAVTQGLWQIVIGDNPSRFKDPIRPVEQVSYQDTLLFLQRLNELIPGIRARLLTEAEWEYCCRASSTTPFSFGDRITPNQVNYNGQYPYCSARTGRNRKHSVAVKYFPCNAWGLYEMHGNVWEWCQDYWQEDLFSEEPQINPQGPENGEFQVVRGGSWFLGGRGVRSAVRGKFAPHFRNSRIGFRIALAPEEEAKTMPEPTVQKDNIGQKQRQGE
- a CDS encoding formylglycine-generating enzyme family protein — translated: MLYRNHLSPPQFPAPWAVDWGEDKYGLWMSLALKQIRQTFRWIKPGTFFMGAAKEEKGQRPWLGRETQHRVTLSKGFWLAETAVTQEMWHAVMGASPSGFVGDRHPVERISWHHAQTFIQRLHRRISGLHTRLPSEAEWEYACRAGTSTPFSFGSDISPELVNYNGKYPYHPAEKEKLYRKRTVAVKSLPCNNWGLYEMHGNVWEWCQDYWQPDLASQESQPPLDPQGPKKGRYRSVRGGSWACDACFVRSACRDRYPPDYCFGSLGLRLAIDSSYNSS